In the Sebastes fasciatus isolate fSebFas1 chromosome 20, fSebFas1.pri, whole genome shotgun sequence genome, one interval contains:
- the rnf157 gene encoding E3 ubiquitin ligase Rnf157 isoform X5, whose amino-acid sequence MGALTSRQNIGVEEVDISSSSVYRYPPKSGSYFASHFIMGGEKFDSTHPEGYLFGENTDLNFLGTRPVAFPYAAPPPQEPVKTLRSLINIRKDTLRLVRCSEDLKLPGDEEAGKNRASYNVEFTFDADTQVAITIYYQAIEEFHNGVPLYLPQDSSLQSETVHFKRGVGQQFCLPSHTVNLSEWADEELLFDMDKEVFPMVVQAVVDEGEEHLGHSHILLATFEKHMDGSYCVKPLKQKQVVDGVSYLLQEIYGIENKYNSQESKVADDEISDNSAECVVCLSDVRDTLILPCRHLCLCNACADTLRYQANCCPICRLPFRALLQIRAMRKKLSPLSPTSFNPVITSQTSDSEEHSASEHIPPGYEVVSLLEALNGPLSTSSVNPPPLNSGPSNVTGVLPPYSSEPHPAPARSLSPLDHSNSSQGLKLKKSGSKSLSQNSSVLPEEEDEKSCSESEACRHKLAVDQQESGVTPDSENLTLSSSGAIDQSSCTGTPLSSTITSPEDPVSCSLVQSVMSMASSHSQHSHISTDTMSSMSGSYLAGAEGEPGGDEGGDAEGEENQDAPMESRGPSQQDGEFSQEPKEQNYSVAVEEQDSEGNDVTEEDCSSPSNGKGGRSRCPELANNNQGVALCDTPSLGLDNEQAPDSRFADEESCPVHIED is encoded by the exons ggAGTTACTTCGCCAGCCACTTCATCATGGGGGGAGAGAAGTTTGACTCCACTCATCCGGAGGGTTACCTGTTCGGGGAAAACACAGACCTAAACTTCCTGGGGACCAGACCTGTGGCG ttccCGTATGCAGCCCCTCCACCTCAGGAACCAGTCAAGACGCTACGAAGCCTTATAAACATCCGTAAGGACACGCTGCGGCTCGTACG GTGCAGCGAGGACCTGAAGCTGCCAGGTGACGAGGAGGCGGGGAAGAACAGGGCCAGCTACAACGTGGAGTTCACCTTCGACGCCGACACGCAGGTGGCCATAACCATCTACTACCAGGCCATAGAGGAGTTCCACAACGGAGTGCCACT CTACCTGCCCCAGGACAGCTCTCTGCAGTCTGAGACGGTGCACTTCAAGAGAGGAGTGGGTCAGCAGTTCTGTCTGCCGTCACACACCGTCAACCTCAGCGAGTGGGCTGACGAGGAG CTGCTGTTTGACATGGACAAAGAGGTGTTCCCCATGGTGGTGCAGGCTGTCGTAGACGAGGGGGAAG AACATTTGGGCCACTCTCACATACTGCTGGCTACGTTTGAAAAG CACATGGACGGGAGCTACTGTGTGAAGCCTCTGAAGCAGAAACAAGTG GTGGATGGAGTGAGTTATCTCCTGCAGGAGATCTACGGGATCGAGAACAAATACAACAGCCAAGAATCAAAG GTAGCGGACGATGAGATCAGTGATAACAGCGCTGAGTGTGTGGTCTGTTTGTCGGATGTGCGAGACACACTCATCCTGCCTTGCAGACACCTGTGTCTCTGCAACGCCTGCGCGGACACGCTGCGCTACCAGGCCAACTGCTGCCCCATCTGCAGACTGC CATTCAGAGCTCTGCTGCAGATCCGAGCCATGAGGAAGAAACTCAGTCCTCTGTCACCGACCAGCTTTAACCCCGTCATCACTTCACAGACGTCTGACTCGGAGGAACACTCG GCGTCGGAGCACATCCCTCCAGGCTACGAGGTGGTGTCTCTCCTGGAGGCGTTGAACGGCCCCCTCAGCACCTCCTCGGtgaatcctcctcctctcaacTCCGGTCCCAGCAACGTCACCGGGGTGCTGCCCCCGTACAGCAGCGAGCCTCACCCGGCGCCGGCCCGCTCCCTCTCCCCTCTAGACCACTCCAACTCCAGTCAGGGACTCAAACTCAAGAAGAGTGGTTCAAA GTCACTTTCCCAGAATTCCTCTGTGCTtcctgaggaggaggatgagaagtCTTGCAGTGAATCGGAGGCCTGTCGCCACAAACTCGCCGTGGACCagcaggag AGCGGAGTGACTCCAGACAGCGAGAACCTGACTCTCTCCTCATCTGGAGCCATCGACCAGTCGTCCTGCACGGGAACCCCGCTCTCCTCCACCATCACCTCCCCcgaag aCCCAGTAAGCTGCAGCCTGGTCCAGTCAGTGATGTCCATGGCCTCGTCCCACTCGCAGCACTCCCACATCAGCACTGACACCATGTCCTCCATGTCAGGGTCCTACCTGGCCGGGGCCGAAGGCGAGCCTGGGGGGGACGAGGGGGGAGACGCTGAGGGCGAGGAGAACCAGGACGCCCCCATGGAGAGCCGAGGACCGTCGCAGCAGGACGGG gAGTTTTCCCAGGAGCCAAaggaacaaaactactcagtggCTGTAGAGGAGCAGGACTCAGAG ggAAACGATGTCACTGAAGAGGACTGCTCCTCACCGTCTAATGGGAAAG GTGGGCGGAGCAGGTGTCCAGAGTTGGCCAATAACAATCAGGGCGTCGCCCTCTGTGACACGCCCTCTTTGGGGTTGGATAATGAGCAGGCTCCCGACAGCCGATTCGCCG ATGAGGAGTCGTGCCCAGTGCACATTGAGGACTAG
- the rnf157 gene encoding E3 ubiquitin ligase Rnf157 isoform X7, producing the protein MGALTSRQNIGVEEVDISSSSVYRYPPKSGSYFASHFIMGGEKFDSTHPEGYLFGENTDLNFLGTRPVAFPYAAPPPQEPVKTLRSLINIRKDTLRLVRCSEDLKLPGDEEAGKNRASYNVEFTFDADTQVAITIYYQAIEEFHNGVPLYLPQDSSLQSETVHFKRGVGQQFCLPSHTVNLSEWADEELLFDMDKEVFPMVVQAVVDEGEEHLGHSHILLATFEKHMDGSYCVKPLKQKQVVDGVSYLLQEIYGIENKYNSQESKVADDEISDNSAECVVCLSDVRDTLILPCRHLCLCNACADTLRYQANCCPICRLPFRALLQIRAMRKKLSPLSPTSFNPVITSQTSDSEEHSASEHIPPGYEVVSLLEALNGPLSTSSVNPPPLNSGPSNVTGVLPPYSSEPHPAPARSLSPLDHSNSSQGLKLKKSGSKSLSQNSSVLPEEEDEKSCSESEACRHKLAVDQQESGVTPDSENLTLSSSGAIDQSSCTGTPLSSTITSPEDPVSCSLVQSVMSMASSHSQHSHISTDTMSSMSGSYLAGAEGEPGGDEGGDAEGEENQDAPMESRGPSQQDGEFSQEPKEQNYSVAVEEQDSEGNDVTEEDCSSPSNGKD; encoded by the exons ggAGTTACTTCGCCAGCCACTTCATCATGGGGGGAGAGAAGTTTGACTCCACTCATCCGGAGGGTTACCTGTTCGGGGAAAACACAGACCTAAACTTCCTGGGGACCAGACCTGTGGCG ttccCGTATGCAGCCCCTCCACCTCAGGAACCAGTCAAGACGCTACGAAGCCTTATAAACATCCGTAAGGACACGCTGCGGCTCGTACG GTGCAGCGAGGACCTGAAGCTGCCAGGTGACGAGGAGGCGGGGAAGAACAGGGCCAGCTACAACGTGGAGTTCACCTTCGACGCCGACACGCAGGTGGCCATAACCATCTACTACCAGGCCATAGAGGAGTTCCACAACGGAGTGCCACT CTACCTGCCCCAGGACAGCTCTCTGCAGTCTGAGACGGTGCACTTCAAGAGAGGAGTGGGTCAGCAGTTCTGTCTGCCGTCACACACCGTCAACCTCAGCGAGTGGGCTGACGAGGAG CTGCTGTTTGACATGGACAAAGAGGTGTTCCCCATGGTGGTGCAGGCTGTCGTAGACGAGGGGGAAG AACATTTGGGCCACTCTCACATACTGCTGGCTACGTTTGAAAAG CACATGGACGGGAGCTACTGTGTGAAGCCTCTGAAGCAGAAACAAGTG GTGGATGGAGTGAGTTATCTCCTGCAGGAGATCTACGGGATCGAGAACAAATACAACAGCCAAGAATCAAAG GTAGCGGACGATGAGATCAGTGATAACAGCGCTGAGTGTGTGGTCTGTTTGTCGGATGTGCGAGACACACTCATCCTGCCTTGCAGACACCTGTGTCTCTGCAACGCCTGCGCGGACACGCTGCGCTACCAGGCCAACTGCTGCCCCATCTGCAGACTGC CATTCAGAGCTCTGCTGCAGATCCGAGCCATGAGGAAGAAACTCAGTCCTCTGTCACCGACCAGCTTTAACCCCGTCATCACTTCACAGACGTCTGACTCGGAGGAACACTCG GCGTCGGAGCACATCCCTCCAGGCTACGAGGTGGTGTCTCTCCTGGAGGCGTTGAACGGCCCCCTCAGCACCTCCTCGGtgaatcctcctcctctcaacTCCGGTCCCAGCAACGTCACCGGGGTGCTGCCCCCGTACAGCAGCGAGCCTCACCCGGCGCCGGCCCGCTCCCTCTCCCCTCTAGACCACTCCAACTCCAGTCAGGGACTCAAACTCAAGAAGAGTGGTTCAAA GTCACTTTCCCAGAATTCCTCTGTGCTtcctgaggaggaggatgagaagtCTTGCAGTGAATCGGAGGCCTGTCGCCACAAACTCGCCGTGGACCagcaggag AGCGGAGTGACTCCAGACAGCGAGAACCTGACTCTCTCCTCATCTGGAGCCATCGACCAGTCGTCCTGCACGGGAACCCCGCTCTCCTCCACCATCACCTCCCCcgaag aCCCAGTAAGCTGCAGCCTGGTCCAGTCAGTGATGTCCATGGCCTCGTCCCACTCGCAGCACTCCCACATCAGCACTGACACCATGTCCTCCATGTCAGGGTCCTACCTGGCCGGGGCCGAAGGCGAGCCTGGGGGGGACGAGGGGGGAGACGCTGAGGGCGAGGAGAACCAGGACGCCCCCATGGAGAGCCGAGGACCGTCGCAGCAGGACGGG gAGTTTTCCCAGGAGCCAAaggaacaaaactactcagtggCTGTAGAGGAGCAGGACTCAGAG ggAAACGATGTCACTGAAGAGGACTGCTCCTCACCGTCTAATGGGAAAG ACTGA